The following proteins are co-located in the Candidatus Deferrimicrobiaceae bacterium genome:
- a CDS encoding cell division protein ZapA: MSNRVDLCIAGYTLTIMSDRSQDHLERLGAMVNERVQEIQKGGSTTNYLNVILLAAITMADEVLELKKLVESRKGRDEAAEKNLLDVLQQALDP, from the coding sequence ATGTCGAACCGGGTCGATTTGTGCATTGCCGGCTACACGCTGACCATCATGTCCGACCGTTCCCAGGACCATCTGGAGCGGTTGGGAGCGATGGTCAACGAAAGGGTCCAAGAAATCCAGAAGGGCGGCTCCACGACCAACTATCTCAACGTGATCCTTCTTGCGGCGATCACCATGGCCGATGAAGTTCTCGAGTTGAAGAAATTGGTCGAAAGCCGGAAGGGCCGGGATGAGGCGGCCGAAAAAAACCTTCTCGATGTATTGCAACAAGCGCTCGATCCATGA
- a CDS encoding 5-formyltetrahydrofolate cyclo-ligase, with product MPENGRKALLRKKIAASWPKSISDLDLAERSLRAQARLLAVYPPRAGMAVALYAGMPGEVGTRVIAESVRAEGGLVYYPRILPDGEMSFFLVEGEGALVRDRFGIPAPDGKPERRCKDEGFDLVVVPGLAFDASGNRLGRGAGYYDRFLARPVSKEVVGLAFSWQIVPEVPHDPWDVLMDGVVTEELVIRTSFSANSPRTCK from the coding sequence ATGCCCGAAAATGGGCGTAAGGCGCTGCTTCGCAAGAAGATTGCCGCGAGCTGGCCGAAGTCGATCTCCGATCTCGATCTGGCCGAGCGGAGCCTCCGTGCACAGGCGCGATTGCTTGCCGTCTATCCGCCGAGGGCGGGAATGGCCGTGGCCCTTTACGCGGGGATGCCCGGCGAGGTCGGGACCCGCGTGATCGCGGAATCCGTCCGGGCCGAGGGCGGCTTGGTCTATTACCCCCGGATACTTCCCGACGGAGAGATGTCTTTCTTTCTTGTCGAAGGGGAGGGGGCGTTGGTCCGGGACAGGTTCGGTATACCCGCCCCCGATGGCAAACCGGAAAGGCGTTGCAAGGACGAGGGTTTCGACCTGGTCGTGGTTCCCGGTCTGGCGTTCGACGCTAGCGGGAATCGTCTTGGGCGAGGGGCCGGTTATTACGACAGGTTCCTTGCAAGGCCCGTCTCGAAAGAAGTTGTCGGGTTGGCTTTTTCCTGGCAGATCGTTCCCGAAGTTCCCCATGATCCGTGGGATGTTCTGATGGATGGCGTGGTGACCGAAGAACTCGTGATCAGAACGTCTTTTTCGGCCAATTCTCCACGCACTTGCAAATAG
- the zapB gene encoding cell division protein ZapB, translating into MSDEAFELIEKRIGDLATLVKSLKTEKEALSAQLEAKNSEIQELARKIAELNQEKTDVKGRVDKLLSRLETIEI; encoded by the coding sequence GTGAGCGATGAAGCATTCGAACTGATCGAAAAACGGATCGGAGACCTCGCGACGCTCGTCAAGTCGCTTAAAACCGAAAAAGAGGCATTGTCGGCCCAGCTCGAAGCGAAGAACAGCGAGATCCAGGAGCTGGCTAGGAAGATCGCCGAGCTGAACCAGGAGAAGACCGACGTAAAGGGGCGGGTCGACAAGTTGCTCTCACGACTCGAAACCATTGAGATATAA